A genomic stretch from Astatotilapia calliptera chromosome 4, fAstCal1.2, whole genome shotgun sequence includes:
- the LOC113021450 gene encoding 5-hydroxytryptamine receptor 3A-like, whose protein sequence is MTALRTLTFLSLIAGFSTSQTSDCSYYDLLNYLNMTESNTVLQIMRPVKSWTNSTLVQLDMFLLGILEVEEKSQTIATHIWLYMSWTNEFLTWNSSDFCGIEEITLPKSLLWIPDVRINEDVSDTGSIQESLLVTVNSSGWMYTSGRQRLTYTCSLDLTMFPFDTQSCNITFSTMSSNEKTIKLGTFNSDNVLNKVSAEAMVTMGEWELKSLITFNGSKARNRLRYMVTMERKPMLYVINLIVPLFFFLILDLASFFISEARGEKLSFKVTILLSISVLLLILQDMLPSTEKSLPMIATYCAGVFALVGISVLEAMLVTFLIDLDCYCGKKAHEAHEDIQLQTGDVTESAEAEETGQVKEDRCYLPEYCDLLKLILDEVRAVRGEAGRQYKENKKHGCYRRLAEITDYVFFVLYFSTCALFLAFMYLVWIAKVI, encoded by the exons ATGACTGCTCTGAGGACTctaacttttctttctttaattg CAGGGTTTTCCACCAGTCAGACTTCAGACTGTTCATACTATGATCTGCTGAACTACTTAAACATGACTGAATCAAATACTGTTCTGCAAATCATGAGACCAGTGAAAAGCTGGACCAACTCCACACTCGTTCAGCTCGACATGTTTCTGTTGGGTATTTTAGAAGTG GAGGAGAAGTCTCAAACTATCGCAACTCACATCTGGCTCTACATG TCTTGGACAAATGAGTTCCTTACTTGGAATTCTTCAGACTTTTGTGGGATAGAAGAGATAACCCTTCCAAAATCACTTCTGTGGATCCCCGATGTGAGAATCAATGAGGA TGTTTCCGATACCGGGAGCATTCAGGAGAGTCTTCTGGTCACCGTGAATTCCAGTGGTTGGATGTACACGAGTGGACGCCAGCGGCTGACCTACACCTGCAGTCTGGATCTCACGATGTTTCCTTTTGATACGCAATCCTGCAACATCACATTTTCAACAATGAGCTCGAATG AGAAAACGATAAAATTAGGAACATTCAACAGTGACAACGTGCTGAATAAAGTCTCAGCAGAGGCCATGGTTACAATGGGAGAGTGGGAACTCAAAAGCTTGATAACTTTTAATGGATCGAAAGCCAGAAACAGACTTAGATACATg GTCACAATGGAGAGGAAGCCAATGCTGTATGTCATAAATCTTATCGTGccgcttttctttttccttatccTGGATTTGGCATCATTCTTCATTAGTGAGGCCAGAGGTGAAAAGCTGAGCTTCAAAGTGACGATACTCCTGTCCATCTCCGTCTTACTGCTGATTCTTCAGGACATGTTGCCCTCCACAGAAAAGAGCCTGCCAATGATCG CCACATACTGTGCTGGAGTTTTCGCCCTGGTGGGGATTAGTGTCCTGGAGGCCATGCTGGTGACCTTCTTAATCGATCTCGATTGTTATTGTGGTAAGAAGGCCCATGAGGCCCATGAGGATATTCAGCTGCAAACGGGCGATGTCACAG AGTCTGCTGAAGCCGAAGAGACAGGCCAGGTAAAAGAAGACAGGTGTTACCTTCCTGAGTACTGTGACCTGCTGAAACTAATCCTGGATGAAGTGAGGGCAGTTCGAGGGGAAGCAGGAAGACAGTACAAAGAGAATAAAAAGCATGGGTGCTACAGGAGACTGGCTGAAATCACAGAttatgtgttctttgttttatattttagtacTTGTGCTTTGTTTCTGGCGTTCATGTACTTAGTGTGGATTGCAAAGGTTATTTGA